A genomic region of Oryza glaberrima chromosome 1, OglaRS2, whole genome shotgun sequence contains the following coding sequences:
- the LOC127759808 gene encoding uncharacterized protein LOC127759808, with amino-acid sequence MLASKLWSRLASPSSPASPRALSSSSSAAAAARYLLPSSGMPAQERSPGHPSGGDARPGAGLGLAETGCGAAGAPRPLPLPCSSSSDNPAEENPCTRQIYQRQLMPHRFKLVLGEKRHFTYANGASLNPQNYRYFSSSSGQQSIGIGNKIIHDLPRSVKIVEVGPRDGLQNEKNIVPTHVKIELIQRLATSGLSVVEATSFVSPKWVPQLADAKDVMDVVRNIEGVSLPVLTPNLKGFEAAVAAGAKEVAVFASASEAFSKSNINCTIKESLARYKDVALAAKELKIPMRGYVSCVVGCPVEGYVPPSNVAHVAKELYDMGCYEVSLGDTIGVGTPGTVVPMLEAVMSVVPKEKLAVHFHDTYGQSLSNILISLQMGVSVVDSSVAGLGGCPYAKGASGNVATEDVVYMLNGLGISTNVDLGKVMAAGEFICNHLGRQSGSKAAIALGSKVATANASKL; translated from the exons ATGCTGGCGTCAAAGCTCTGGTCGAGGCTCGCGTCGCCGTCttcccccgcctcgccgcgcgccctttcttcttcttcatcggcggcggcggcggcgaggtaccTACTGCCGAGCTCTGGGATGCCAGCCCAAGAAAGGTCGCCGGGTCACCCCAgtggcggcgacgcgcggcCCGGTGCGGGGCTCGGGCTCGCCGAGACTGGGTGTGGCGCGGCCGGTGCGCCGcgaccgctgccgctgccgtgcTCTTCTTCGTCGGACAATCCCGC GGAAGAGAATCCTTGCACAAGACAGATATACCAAAGACAGCTAATGCCGCATCGGTTCAAGTTAGTTTTGGGGGAGAAACGTCATTTTACATATGCAAATGGTGCTTCACTGAATCCGCAGAACTACAGAtatttttcatcttcttctGGCCAACAGAGTATAGGAATTGGTAACAAG ATTATACATGACCTTCCAAGAAGTGTGAAAATTGTGGAAGTTGGGCCACGAGATGGGCTACAGAATGAGAAGAACATAGTTCCAACACATGTAAAGATTGAACTCATACAGAGACTGGCAACCTCTGGATTATCGGTTGTTGAGGCAACTAGTTTTGTCTCTCCAAAATGGGTACCACAG CTAGCTGATGCTAAGGATGTGATGGATGTAGTCCGGAATATTGAAGGTGTAAGCCTTCCTGTATTGACACCAAACCTTAAG GGATTTGAGGCAGCTGTTGCAGCAGGTGCAAAAGAAGTTGCAGTATTTGCGTCAGCTTCTGAAGCATTTTCCAAGTCAAACATAAACTGTACCATTAAAGAGAGCCTTGCTCGCTATAAAGATGTTGCTCTTGCAGCAAAAGAGCTAAAAATCCCCATGCGAGG GTATGTTTCTTGTGTGGTTGGATGCCCAGTAGAAGGATATGTGCCACCGTCAAATGTAGCTCATGTGGCCAAAGAGCTTTATGACATGGGCTGCTACGAGGTTTCACTTGGTGATACAATAGGCGTTGGTACCCCAG GCACCGTTGTTCCAATGCTTGAGGCTGTTATGTCCGTTGTTCCAAAGGAGAAGCTTGCTGTCCATTTCCACGATACCTACGGCCAATCGCTTTCAAATATCCTCATCTCTCTCCAG ATGGGTGTGAGCGTTGTGGACTCCTCCGTAGCGGGCCTCGGAGGGTGCCCATACGCGAAAGGTGCATCGGGCAATGTGGCGACGGAGGACGTGGTGTACATGCTGAACGGGCTGGGGATCAGCACCAATGTCGACCTGGGCAAGGTGATGGCCGCCGGCGAGTTCATCTGCAACCATCTGGGGCGCCAGTCTGGGTCCAAGGCAGCTATCGCTTTGGGAAGCAAGGTTGCTACTGCCAACGCATCCAAACTGTGA